TGTACTTGAATCTGGACCATAAGGTTCTTTAGCATTATCAATCATTGTTGGATCCCATGGTAGAACGTCCATTATAGATTCACCAAAGGTTGAAAATACTGCAACACTTATACCTGTTGTCTCAAGATAATTTCTATCTATTTCTAGAGAAACTAAAGGAATTGTGATCTGATAAGCTGAAGCTTTTTTCCCTTCTGCTTTCACATCTATATAATCATAGGTTGACATATCGGTACTATCTTTACCTCCAAGACCTGCCATACCTTCTCCTGGGACAACTGCCGCCCACATCTTTTCACTTATCGATTCATTAAAGTATACATCTCTTTCAATTCCAGCATTTGGGAAACTAAACAGGTACTCACCCTCTTCATAACTAAACTCTCCATTGTCATCTGTAAAAAACAGCCCTGGCTCCCCTACTCCTAAACGTGGATGGTGCATAATAAGTGTATCCACTCCACCTTGGAATTCAAAAAATTTATCTTGACACCAAACATTATTTCCATTAACCATTAAACCTGTACCAGATACTCTTTTGCCTGTATTTAGAACCCATCCCATAGGTAGGAATTGAGAACCTGCAAAGGATGCATCATGGTCTATAGTATCAGCCTCATCAATATTTGGAATCTCAACCATTAAATATAGATTCTCATCATCCCATGCTGCAAATAATGCATATAAATCAGGATCAGGAATTTCATGGTATCCTCTCCATGATCTAGGAGTATCAGCTATAACTCCTTGTACTATCTTCATATCTTCTGTCCAATCACTCAAGTCGGTTATGGTCTTGTATTGACCCACCTGACCATTAGGGTTAGTAGCATAATATCCATTTACAGGACCATTCTGCTCAGTTAACTTTGGATTAAGACTTGTATCATCATCTATCGTTACACTTTTACTCCAACTTCTGTATCCCTCTTTACTTGCTCTTAGTAGATAATCTCCAGCCTCTACTTCAATAGTACCTACACTAATCTCAGTATAACTTGATGCACTTGCTTCTTTATATTCAATTCTAACACCACTTAGTTTATTTCCATCACCATCAACTGGTTGAGCAATTGTTAAATTATATTTAGAAATAACTTCTTTATTTAACACAGGACTAACAGTCACTGATTGCTCTACTACTTCAACACTCTCTTTCCAGGTCTGATATCCAGCTTTACTTGCCCTTACTATATAAGTTCCTGCTTCTACTTCGATAGTTCCTACACTAATCTCAGTATAACTTGATGCACTTTCTTCTTTATACTCAATAGTAACATCAGTTATTTTATTAGCGTTATTATCAACTGGTTGTTGAATATTAAGCTCCAATTTACCAGGTTCACTTGGTGCCACTGGCTCACTTAAATCACTACCTAATCCTTCTCGATAAGCTTGTATCCAGTAGTAATATTTATCAGCAGTTGTTGGATCAATTTTTAGAGCATCGGTATAACTGTTCTCTGTGATTAATTTAGTAGTTAAGATTCTATCATACTTATCTGAACTATCACCACGGAATAGCAGATAACCATCTGCACCTTCAACTGAATCCCAAGTTAAATCTACACCAGTATCACTATAGACAGCAACTAAATTACTTGGAACAGGTGGAGCAGTATCCCAATCTACATCTATATCCAAAGAACCTTCATCATTTATACTTAACAATAAAGTTGTAACCCTCCCTGCTAAGAGATCAAAATGTTCTTTAACAATTTCTAATTCTTCTGCACCATTCCATGAAATCCCAATTGAATAAGTTCCCGCTGGAATAGCTCCAAATTCAGCCTTTAACTTAGCATCCTCTCTTTCTACAAAGTCAGTTTCTAAGCCATTATCTTCTGGTAACAACACTGCCTTAGCTGAAACATAGTCATTAGGCTTATCTGTAATTAAAACTAAACCTTCTGAATCAGTAAGGTTAACCTTAACATCAACTAGAGTAATCTCCTCTTCTGCTATCTGATCTGAAATCTGACTACCTTTATAAATACAATATTCTTTATCACCTTCTACTACTTCATAACCTTCAACTATTACATTATATTTAGCACCAATCTTCAAATCGGAAAAACTAAATACAACATCTTCGTTTATATTCTCTATCTTTTTACTATCTTCTTGTTTATCTGAATCATCTTCTGTATTAACTATCGTTACTTTTACCTTGTTCAAGCTATCTCCCAAACTAGCAATCTGCGCTTTACTCCCTGGCAAAGTAAATGAAACCTTTAAATACTCATCGCCATGTGAAATATCCTCTGTATCATCATTACTACATCCTACAAAAAGCAAGCAAACAACAGTCAATAAGATTAAAATTAAACCTCTTTTACTTTCTAATAACTTCATTAGTCCACTACCTTTCAAATTTTTATTTAATCTTATAGTAATTATAAGGATTTCCCCTTCTTGTATTCCTTAAAAAAGAATTTATTCAATAAAATGTAAATTAACTTCATAAAAATCTGCTTAAAGAGAGGTCTTACCCCCTTTAAGCAAATTACTTATTATCAAACATTAGTGTAAATACTCTCCATCTTCGCCGATCTTACCAGATCCATCTAAGACATAAATTCTAGCATTACCTTTATCACTAACATTAGCAGTTAAAGTTCCATTTGTTACATTAATACTATTACCTGTTACTACATCAGTATAAGTTCCATTTGGAATACCATTAAAAGTAGCTCCATTTGAAATAGTCACTAATACAAAACTATCAATAGCTTCATTATCATTAGTGTACCTTCTTTTGAAAGCAAGATTACCATCTATACCTTCAGTAGAATATTGCCCCATCTGTAGAGCTGGAACTGCTCTTCTGATCTGATTCAATCTTCTAATATGCTGAGCTAAAGGATGGTCTAAAGTATCAGCTACTGTACCACTTGCTGTATATTCTCCAAAGTCTGAGGCTGTAACACTTCCTTCTATATTATCTCCATAATATGCTCTACCAGATTCCTCAAAAATATCTCTATTAGTAGCAGGATCAATAGATTCTCCCTTTTTAAACTCTATCTCACTACCATAATAGATTGTTGGAATCCCACGCCAGGTAAACATTAAAGATAAATTCTCTGCCCATGTTGCTTGGCTTTGATTAAACCTCTCATTTAAGGAACCATTAGGTCCATAATCATGAGAGTCTACATAGGTTACATTCCAAGTTGAATCATTATAAAACTTATCATCATCTTTTAGATTATTAAAAGCAGTAGAAGCATCTATAAAGTTATGATGTAGGGTAAAATCTATCTGGTCTAATCCAGAACGCATCGACCAATCTGGTTGATGATACTGATTCCCATCTAATAAGTGATTCTCTGAAGTTGATACATTATCTAATGTTTTATTATCCTCCCAAAATTGTTTAGTAGAACTCATATTAGTTTCAGTATCCCCCCACGGATAACTTTTTTCTTCCTTCCAAGTATAAAATGGGACTGAAATATTTGGGTTATCATGATTCCAAATACCGCTATATATAGAAGCTACTTCACCAAACATGAAGAACTCCTCACCACCTCGTTCTTTAAAGTAAGGAATAAATTCATTATTAAGAGTCAACCTGGAAATATGCTTAACTGTATCTACTCTAAAACCATCAACTCCCATATCAATATAGCCATAATAAGCTTCTCGTAAATACTTGCTAACTTTTGGGTTTTCGGTATTTAAATCAACACAGTCTCCAGCAATTTGACCTGTTTGAACTGTATATCCTTCCCACTCTAGATTTTTCTCATGATGATAAATATATTCCGTATCATAATTGTCTTCCTTCATTGCAGCAATTCTTGCTTTATATTGCAGGTCAGGAACTAAATTGGCATAATCTTTACCATAAACCTCCTTAGCCACTGTATTTAAGAGTTCATTTGCTTCTAAGCTATTAGGATCATTATCATTATAGATATAATCTCCACTATTATCTTTTTTGAATAGTGGATAAAGGTTCTCTTCTCCCATGTTAGAAGTATGATTAAAGACAACATCTTGGATAATCTTCATACCTTTATCATGGACAGCATCAACCAAATCTTCATATGTTGCTCCTGGTGATTCATAACGAGGATCTACTTCTGTAAAGTCTCCTGCATGATAACCATGATAATCTAATCCACTATAATTTTTGACTACTGGAGTAATCCAAATAGCACTAAATCCAAGGGCTTTTATATAATCTAACTTCTCTATAAGCCCCTGAAAATCACCTCTCCAAGCAGGATCACTTGGTGGGTTATTTAAGTAGCTTTCTTCATCCCAACATACTATATTATTAGCAGGATCACCATCATAAAAACGACTGGTCATTAAGAAATAAATCGTTTCTTTTCTAAAGTCTGTTCTATCTGTTCCTGCTCCAATATAATATCTAAATTGTACTTCTCTTCTATTCCCTACATTGTCAACTGCTAAAGTACTGATTCTCATACTCTCATCAATCTTAATTTTTTCTCCAGTATATAAATAATCTGGATCTTCTAATGGCTCACTTCCGTCAGTTGTATAGTACAATTTTGGTTCTGGATCTTTATTATCCTCAATATCTAAAGTTAGCTCTATTGGATTTAGATAACGCTTTGGCTCCTTGCTAGATGTAACAACTGGTGCTTCAAAATCATTTCTTGGCTCTTCCCATTTAATTGGTAGATCTCCTAAATCAATTCCACTAGCTGACATATCGACAGTTACAACAGTCGAACGTCCAGGATAAAGAACTAGTTTACCTTTCTTTACAATCTCTCCATCTATCTTTACCATTAAAGGATAATGATTAGCTGCTATTCCTTGCTCAAAATTAGCTATAGAATTTTCAAAGTCAATATCTGCTTTAATAGCTTCTGAAGTAGCACTAGCTAAGACGACTTCTCCTAAATTACCTGCTGGCAAGTTCTCTAACTCTACAGATAAAGCCTCAGCTGCTGTTAATTTAAGCTCCATCTCTATTAAAGTATTTTTTGCTGCTGCTATAGTAGCACTAGCTTCACCTCGATAAGCAGCATAACCATCTTCATCCTTAGCAATAACTTTTATATCATAGCTAGCACCTTCAGTTACTTCACTAAATTCAAAGGATATTTCTTCAGCAACAGCTGTATCCTGTTGATGTTTATCATTAGGATCATCTTGATTAGTTGCAGTAATGAATACTTTACCACCTTCTAATTTGACATCATCAGTTATTGTCTGCAATAATTCAGTTGGAATATTGATAGCTACATTTAACTTTCCTATACCTTTGCTACCCTTATTCCCATCAGAACTACATCCTACTATCAATGAAACTATTGCTATAATTGCTATTAAGAATAAAAATTTTCTTTTTATTAATCTATTCATCCAGACCTTCCTTTCAAAAATTTATTTCCTAATTCAAATTATAAGGAAGGAGATTCCGACTTATAAACTTATTATTTGTAACAGTGATAAGTAACTAGTATAAAGAAGCAAAAACTTCTCACCTCTTAATAAGTACTCACCACTGTTATTTAAAAAACTTAGCTTTAAAATTCAACCTTTTTAGTTTTTAGACCAAAAGTAATTCCCTTAGAGCGACTTCTGCACAGACTACGGGTTAAAACTCGTATTTAGAGACTAATAGCTAGCTAAAAAGTGTCGCATTATCCACCATCTATAGCTCCAGATTTAAATTATACTCTAGAAGCACGAAGCTATATCTTTTAAGCCACCACTCACTATTGAACAAGTAAGAAACGGCCTGTTAGTCCATCAACAGGAATACTATAGCTTCCTGATCCGCTGATTATTTCACCTGTTAGAAGGTCTTTTAATCCATTCCCTCCAACATTGACTTGAATTGTAGTTTGGGTGGTACCAGTGTTTAAAAGATAAACTATCTGTTCACTACCATCTGGATCACTCTTTAAATCGGCATATTGATGTCCACTTGCTATTAAATTCTCTCTTTTCCCTCTCCATAAAGCAGGATGTTCTGATC
Above is a window of Orenia marismortui DSM 5156 DNA encoding:
- a CDS encoding fibronectin type III domain-containing protein, with product MKLLESKRGLILILLTVVCLLFVGCSNDDTEDISHGDEYLKVSFTLPGSKAQIASLGDSLNKVKVTIVNTEDDSDKQEDSKKIENINEDVVFSFSDLKIGAKYNVIVEGYEVVEGDKEYCIYKGSQISDQIAEEEITLVDVKVNLTDSEGLVLITDKPNDYVSAKAVLLPEDNGLETDFVEREDAKLKAEFGAIPAGTYSIGISWNGAEELEIVKEHFDLLAGRVTTLLLSINDEGSLDIDVDWDTAPPVPSNLVAVYSDTGVDLTWDSVEGADGYLLFRGDSSDKYDRILTTKLITENSYTDALKIDPTTADKYYYWIQAYREGLGSDLSEPVAPSEPGKLELNIQQPVDNNANKITDVTIEYKEESASSYTEISVGTIEVEAGTYIVRASKAGYQTWKESVEVVEQSVTVSPVLNKEVISKYNLTIAQPVDGDGNKLSGVRIEYKEASASSYTEISVGTIEVEAGDYLLRASKEGYRSWSKSVTIDDDTSLNPKLTEQNGPVNGYYATNPNGQVGQYKTITDLSDWTEDMKIVQGVIADTPRSWRGYHEIPDPDLYALFAAWDDENLYLMVEIPNIDEADTIDHDASFAGSQFLPMGWVLNTGKRVSGTGLMVNGNNVWCQDKFFEFQGGVDTLIMHHPRLGVGEPGLFFTDDNGEFSYEEGEYLFSFPNAGIERDVYFNESISEKMWAAVVPGEGMAGLGGKDSTDMSTYDYIDVKAEGKKASAYQITIPLVSLEIDRNYLETTGISVAVFSTFGESIMDVLPWDPTMIDNAKEPYGPDSSTSFEKEDYDNITASMARVGN
- a CDS encoding alpha-amylase family glycosyl hydrolase, with the protein product MNRLIKRKFLFLIAIIAIVSLIVGCSSDGNKGSKGIGKLNVAINIPTELLQTITDDVKLEGGKVFITATNQDDPNDKHQQDTAVAEEISFEFSEVTEGASYDIKVIAKDEDGYAAYRGEASATIAAAKNTLIEMELKLTAAEALSVELENLPAGNLGEVVLASATSEAIKADIDFENSIANFEQGIAANHYPLMVKIDGEIVKKGKLVLYPGRSTVVTVDMSASGIDLGDLPIKWEEPRNDFEAPVVTSSKEPKRYLNPIELTLDIEDNKDPEPKLYYTTDGSEPLEDPDYLYTGEKIKIDESMRISTLAVDNVGNRREVQFRYYIGAGTDRTDFRKETIYFLMTSRFYDGDPANNIVCWDEESYLNNPPSDPAWRGDFQGLIEKLDYIKALGFSAIWITPVVKNYSGLDYHGYHAGDFTEVDPRYESPGATYEDLVDAVHDKGMKIIQDVVFNHTSNMGEENLYPLFKKDNSGDYIYNDNDPNSLEANELLNTVAKEVYGKDYANLVPDLQYKARIAAMKEDNYDTEYIYHHEKNLEWEGYTVQTGQIAGDCVDLNTENPKVSKYLREAYYGYIDMGVDGFRVDTVKHISRLTLNNEFIPYFKERGGEEFFMFGEVASIYSGIWNHDNPNISVPFYTWKEEKSYPWGDTETNMSSTKQFWEDNKTLDNVSTSENHLLDGNQYHQPDWSMRSGLDQIDFTLHHNFIDASTAFNNLKDDDKFYNDSTWNVTYVDSHDYGPNGSLNERFNQSQATWAENLSLMFTWRGIPTIYYGSEIEFKKGESIDPATNRDIFEESGRAYYGDNIEGSVTASDFGEYTASGTVADTLDHPLAQHIRRLNQIRRAVPALQMGQYSTEGIDGNLAFKRRYTNDNEAIDSFVLVTISNGATFNGIPNGTYTDVVTGNSINVTNGTLTANVSDKGNARIYVLDGSGKIGEDGEYLH